The genomic region TTCCGCGAGATGGCGTCCCGTGGATCCCGCTCCGCGGAGGAGTGGCGGCCGGTTCTCATGAGTCTCCGCCGTCGGCACATTCTCCACATGATCGGCAGTCGAACGGTATACCTGCCGGAGGGAATGGCCGAAGCGCTGGGCGACAGCATCCGCGGAATCCCGGACCCGGTCGACGGCGACATTCTCCCCGGCGCCAGCGCTCTACGCCAGTCCGTGCACGGGCTGGTGCTCGCGCTGCTGAACCATCTCCACGGGAATCCGCCGCGCGTCATGGCGGAGGAAGACCGGATCTGGAAGCGGGATCTGGAGGGGATGGCGGAGTTCTTCCATACCTACCTTCAGGAACCGGGCGCCAATGGCGATCACGACTCCATGCGTCTCATCCGGGGGCGCCTCGGCAGGATGGTGGAGTTGTTCCGGAAGATGGGGTTTCTGGAACGGCGAGGGAAGAGACTCCATGTCGACCCCCACGCCTGGACCCGATGGGCTGAGATGCGAGAGGTGGATCGTCAGAGCTTGCTTCTGTCCTTCCTTCGGGAGAACTACGAGAATCTCACCGTGGCGCTCGAAGCTCTGGTGAGCTGGAAAGACACGGGATGGGTCTCGGTGGACTCTCTGACGGAGGCGGTTCGGTATCGCGCACTTCGCGGCTCGTTCCATGTGCTTCGCATCCGTCCGCATTCCAGGGCGACGGCCGAAGGCCCGGGCCATCGCTGGGTGGCGGCGTCGATGTTCCTGTTGGCGGACCTGGGGTTCATCCACACGGGGACCGATTCCGCCGGGGTGCGCGTAGCGAGACCCACGGCGAGCGCGGTGGTCGCCTGGTCGATGCTTCGCGGGAACGGGCGCAGGCGTCCCAGAAAGAAGAACGCATCCGCGGGACCGCGTGCCTATGCGCAGCCCAACTTCGAGCTGCTGATTCCCGAGGAGTGTGAGCCGACGATTCATCGCAAGATCGGGAGCATCGCGGAGCTTCGCACGCTGGACCGGTTCTGGACCTATGCGCTTACGAGGGAGTCGGTCTGCCGCGGGGTGGAGGAGGGCATGACGGCGGGGGAGACTTTCGCGATTCTGGAGGAGACGGTGGAGAACGATCCTCCCGCCAATGTGGTGGACGCGGTTCGCCGGTGGGCGTCGGTGCTCTGGTGGGAGACGGGCGACGGCGACGACATCTACCTGCGCGGAGAAGAGGATGCGCTCCGCCGGGTCTCCGCCCGCGAGGATCTGGAGGGAATCGTGGAGTCGACCGAAGGGGGGCTTCTTCTGACCACCTCCATCGAAGAGGCCACGCGCTGGCTGGAGGAGCACGGGTTGCCCTTCTCACCGGGGGATCGCGATGGCCGCGTGCCGCCGGGCGTCTCGGCCCGCGACCGATTCAACCGTGCGACGGAAGCCTGGAAGCGGCGTCTCAGCCAACGGGGCGAAGCGCCGCCGGGCACCTTCTGGGAGAAAGTCGTCCCCGTGGAGCCTCTTCCGGTTCGCGGGCGGGATTCCAGACGCGCCTCCGCCTGAGCGGTCGCGCATTCTGACGAACCGGGAATCGGAGAGGGCAGATGGGGGCATTCGCAAAGACGCCGCAGGAGGAGATGGCGGAACTCGTTCGCCTTCGCCGGGACTTTCACGCCCATCCGGAACCCGCGTTCCGTGAGGAACGGACGGCGCGCATCGTTGCGGAACGGCTGCGCGAACTCGGGTACCGGGTGACCGAGGGGGTCGGGCAGACGGGCGTTGTCGCGGATGGAGGGGAGAGCGGACCGATGCTGCTCCTGCGCGCGGACATGGACGCGCTCCCCGTGACGGAAGACAGCGAAGCCGACTACCGCAGCCGAAACGACGGCTTCATGCACGCGTGTGGCCACGACGGGCATACCGCGATCGCCCTGGTTGCGGCGGAGCGTCTGCGGCGCGATCCGCCCCCGGGAAGGGTGCGCTTTGCGTTTCAGCCCGCCGAGGAAATCGGCGAAGGCGCGGACGCGATGATCGCCGACGGTGTGCTGGAAGGGGTGGACGCGGCGATCGGGCTTCACTTGTGGAACGACACTCCGGTGGGCGTGGTCGGTGTGACCGACGGACCGGTGATGGCGGCCGTGGACGACTTCGAGATCGTCGTGGAAGGAGAGGGCGGACACGCGGCCATGCCCCACCAGGCGAAGGATCCCGTGGTGGCGGCTGCGGAACTCGTGCTGGGCCTCCAGTCGATCGTGAGCCGGGGCGTGGATCCGTTCGAGACTGCCGTCCTCAGCGTGACCCGGATTCGCGGCGGGGAGGCGACGAACATCATCCCCGAACGCGTGGAGCTTTCCGGGACAATCCGGACCTTCTCGGAAGATGTGCGGAGCTTCGTCCATCAGGAGATTGCCTCCCGCACGAAAGGAGTGGGGCGCGCAAGGATCCGCCCCTTCACGAATGCGCTGGTGAATGACCCTCGCATGGGCGATGTCGTGCGCGTCGCGGCCCGTGAAGTCGTCGGGGCGGAGAATGTCATCCACGGCGTGCGCACTACCGGCGGCGAGGACTTCGCCTCCTTCGCATCCAGGGTCCCGGCGTTCTTCTACTTCGTGGGTTCCGGCCCGGATGGTGGCGGGGCCCCGCACCACAACCCGCGATTCGACATTGACGAACGCTCGCTGGGAATCGGCCTGGAGATTCTCACCCGGGCCGCGCACGGGTGGTTTGCGGGTCACTCGGCATGACGCCCCGATACTGCGGCCGTTGCGGCGGCGCCCTGCGCGGGCGTCCGGGAGAGTGCGAAGGCTGCGGGCATGTCCACTTCATCGACCCGAAGCTGGCCGCCTGCGTTATCTTCCGCTGGGAAGGCGGCGTCTTTCTGATGCGCCGCGCCATTTCTCCGGGGTTCGGGAAATGGACGATTCCAGGAGGGTATGTCGATCGCGGGGAGACGGTGGAGGCTGCCGCCATCCGCGAAGCCCGCGAAGAGGCGGGCGTGGAGGTTTGTCTGGACGATCTTCTGGGCGTCTACAGCTTCCCCGGGCAGACGGCCGTGATCATCGTGTACCGGGCGACGGTCGTGAGCGGCAGGCCTCATGCGCTCTCGGAGAGTCTGGAGGCGCAGGCGTTTCCTTCCGACTCGATCCCGTGGGATGAACTGGCGTTCCCCAGCACGGAAGAGGCTCTGCGACATTACCTGGCCGCGGAGGGTCGCGGTCCCGTGGGGATCTCCCGGAATCTCTGAGAGGCGTGCGTTGCAAGGACTCGATGGGTCTTCCGACCCCCGCCCGCGCTCTTGCAGGGCCTCCTACGAGTGCCCGCCGAACTCGCGGAGTTGCAGCGCCAGACGACGCAACCGATCGTCCACCTTCCCGTTCACCGTGTGTGCGGGATAGCGCCGCTTCCCGCTTCTCTCCCCGGCGGCCACCCCGGTGAGGAGTTCGATCCCCTCGTCGATGTTCGAAACGGCGTGAACATGGAAGAGCCCGTCGCGTACGGCCTGCACGACCTCCTGCGCCAGCATGAGGTCCGCGACATTCGACGCCGGAATGAGCACACCCTGCGTGCCGGTCAGTCCGGCGCCTTTGCAGATGTGGAAGAAGCCCTCGATCTTCTCGTTGACTCCGCCGATGGGTTGGATCTCTCCGCGTTGATTCACAGAACCGGTGATGGCGATCTCCTGGCGAATCGGAATGCCGGACAGCGCGGACATCAGAGCGAAGAGTTCGGTAGAGGACGCGCTGTCGCCGTCCACACCGTGATAGGACTGCTCGAAGCAGATCGACGCGCTGAGCGACATCGGCTTGTCCTGCGCATATCGCGCCCGCAGGAACCCGGACAGGATCTGGACACCCTTGTCATGAGTGTGCCCTGACAACTCCGCTTCTCGCTCGATGTTGATGATCCCGGCGCTTCCGAGGGCCACGGTGGCGGTGATGCGGGCCGGGACGCCAAAGGCATGTTCGCCCGACTCATAGACAGCGAGTCCGTTCACCTGTCCCACTTTCGTGTCCGCCATGTCGATGAAGATGGAACCCTCCTGGATGAGTTCGACCATCTTCTCCTCCGACAGGTTGTTCCGATAATCCTTCGCGCTCATGGCCCGGGAGACATGATCGACCGTGACGAGGTCTTTCCCGGCGGACCGGGCGAAGTGCGCGGCCTCTCGAACGAGATCCGCGATGAGGTGGAATCTCGTGGACAGGCGGTCCTTGCGTCCGGCGAGCCGGGCCCCGTACTCCGCGACCGCGGCCAGACCGGCCCGATCGAACGGGGGGATGCCTTCATCCGCAACGAGTCGCTGAACGAACTCCCCGTAGTGGCGAACATGGTCCGTCGTATTCGTCATCTCCGTATCGAAGTCCGCGCGGATCTTGAACACCTTCTTGAAGTCTTCGTCGAGAGCGTAGAGTCCGTGATAGAGGTGCGCGTCTCCGATCAGGACCACCTTTACGCGGATCGGGACGGCCTGCGGCTTGAGTCCGGGAGGGGCGGTCAGGTCCGAGGCATCCGACACATGGATCTCAAGCTCGCTCGTGCGAAGCGTGCGCTTGAGCGCGTTCCACACGGAACCGGGCTCCTGAAACAGGTCCGTGGCGTGAATCACCAGATAACCGCCATGCGCCCGGTGAAGAGCGCCCGGCCGGATGT from Gemmatimonadota bacterium harbors:
- a CDS encoding ATP-binding protein, producing MTEKLTPAPSRPPVPPEDLRWHCPPESLPFETTADLPANQTIIGQDRAMEALSLGLGMDSPGYNIFLAGFVGTGRATAIRHVLQKLDRAQTPPPDLCFVHDFSSPLTPRPLFLPAGKGRILRDGMSAAIHGLRRDIPHALESEACRAELKRIVEKYQAGQQQTLREFQGSVEAEGFALIQVQMGTATNPDIAPVVDGEPRSFADLEERVEKGQMDAARVKELREKREALAGGLRTMVQTLMRGDREMNARVAEQRARSIRPIVTAQIDALREDHEGNAGVLDHLDDVEAHIIAHLDSFARPEEGEGAPRPDRRDETATRYAVNLLVDHHDTDAAPVVMEHSPTARHLFGMLERGPEGELDGAPSHLHIRPGALHRAHGGYLVIHATDLFQEPGSVWNALKRTLRTSELEIHVSDASDLTAPPGLKPQAVPIRVKVVLIGDAHLYHGLYALDEDFKKVFKIRADFDTEMTNTTDHVRHYGEFVQRLVADEGIPPFDRAGLAAVAEYGARLAGRKDRLSTRFHLIADLVREAAHFARSAGKDLVTVDHVSRAMSAKDYRNNLSEEKMVELIQEGSIFIDMADTKVGQVNGLAVYESGEHAFGVPARITATVALGSAGIINIEREAELSGHTHDKGVQILSGFLRARYAQDKPMSLSASICFEQSYHGVDGDSASSTELFALMSALSGIPIRQEIAITGSVNQRGEIQPIGGVNEKIEGFFHICKGAGLTGTQGVLIPASNVADLMLAQEVVQAVRDGLFHVHAVSNIDEGIELLTGVAAGERSGKRRYPAHTVNGKVDDRLRRLALQLREFGGHS
- a CDS encoding NUDIX domain-containing protein, coding for MTPRYCGRCGGALRGRPGECEGCGHVHFIDPKLAACVIFRWEGGVFLMRRAISPGFGKWTIPGGYVDRGETVEAAAIREAREEAGVEVCLDDLLGVYSFPGQTAVIIVYRATVVSGRPHALSESLEAQAFPSDSIPWDELAFPSTEEALRHYLAAEGRGPVGISRNL
- a CDS encoding amidohydrolase, producing the protein MGAFAKTPQEEMAELVRLRRDFHAHPEPAFREERTARIVAERLRELGYRVTEGVGQTGVVADGGESGPMLLLRADMDALPVTEDSEADYRSRNDGFMHACGHDGHTAIALVAAERLRRDPPPGRVRFAFQPAEEIGEGADAMIADGVLEGVDAAIGLHLWNDTPVGVVGVTDGPVMAAVDDFEIVVEGEGGHAAMPHQAKDPVVAAAELVLGLQSIVSRGVDPFETAVLSVTRIRGGEATNIIPERVELSGTIRTFSEDVRSFVHQEIASRTKGVGRARIRPFTNALVNDPRMGDVVRVAAREVVGAENVIHGVRTTGGEDFASFASRVPAFFYFVGSGPDGGGAPHHNPRFDIDERSLGIGLEILTRAAHGWFAGHSA